In Dromaius novaehollandiae isolate bDroNov1 chromosome 3, bDroNov1.hap1, whole genome shotgun sequence, the following are encoded in one genomic region:
- the CAPN11 gene encoding calpain-11, translating to MMPFGGIAARLQRDRLKAEGVGQHHNAIKYLNQDYEALKQECLESGTLFRDPQFPASPSALGFKELGPHSSKTRGVEWKRPSELVDDPQFIVGGATRTDICQGALGDCWLLAAIGSLTLNEELLHRVVPHGQSFQEDYAGVFHFQIWQFGEWVDVVVDDLLPTKDGELLFVHSAECTEFWSALLEKAYAKLNGCYESLSGGSTTEGFEDFTGGVAEMYDLKRPPRNMGHIIRKALERGSLLGCSIDITSAFDMEAVTFKKLVKGHAYSVTAFRDVNYRGQQEQLIRVRNPWGQVEWTGAWSDGSSEWNNIDPSDREELQLKMEDGEFWMSFRDFMREFSRLEICNLTPDALTKDELSRWHTQVFEGTWRRGSTAGGCRNHPATFWINPQFKIKLLEEDDDPGDDEVACSFLVALMQKHRRRERRAGGDMHTIGFAVYEVPEEAQGCQNVHMKKDFFLRNQSRARSETFINLREVSNQIRLPPGEYIVVPSTFEPHKEADFVLRVFTEKQSDTAELDEEISADLGDEEEISEDDIEDGFKNMFQQLAGEDMEISVFELRTILNRVITRHKDLKTDGFSLDSCRNMVNLMDKDGSARLGLVEFQILWNKIRGWLTIFRQHDLDKSGTMSSYEMRMALESAGFKLNNKLHQVVVARYADSSMGVDFDNFVSCLVKLEAMFRFFRSMDPEGTGTAVMNISEWLLLTMCG from the exons ATGATGCCCTTTGGGGGAATTGCTGCCCGGCTGCAGAGGGACCGCCTGAAAGCTGAGGGGGTTGGCCAACACCACAATGCCATCAAGTACCTCAACCAGGACTATGAGGCCCTCAAGCAGGAGTGCCTTGAGAGTGGTACCCTCTTTAGGGACCCCCAGTTCCCAGCTTCCCCCTCTGCCCTTGGCTTCAAGGAGCTGGGGCCGCACTCCAGCAAGACACGGGGGGTGGAGTGGAAGCGTCCTTCA gAATTAGTGGATGACCCTCAGTTCATCGTTGGTGGTGCAACACGGACAGATATCTGCCAGGGGGCTCTGG gcgactgctggctgctggctgccatCGGCTCCCTCACACTCAATGAGGAGCTCCTGCATCGCGTGGTGCCCCATGGGCAGAGCTTCCAGGAAGATTATGCTGGCGTCTTCCACTTCCAG ATCTGGCAGTTTGGCGAATGGGTGGATGTGGTGGTTGATGACCTGCTGCCCACCAAGGATGGAGAGCTCTTGTTTGTGCATTCGGCAGAGTGCACTGAGTTCTGGAGTGCTCTGCTAGAGAAGGCCTATGCCAA GCTGAATGGCTGCTATGAGTCGCTCTCCGGGGGCAGCACCACTGAGGGCTTTGAGGACTTCACCGGTGGTGTGGCAGAGATGTACGACCTCAAACGGCCGCCACGCAACATGGGCCATATCATCCGCAAGGCACTGGAGAGGGGGTCCCTGTTGGGCTGCTCCATTGAT ATCACAAGTGCTTTTGATATGGAAGCGGTGACCTTCAAGAAGCTGGTGAAAGGCCATGCCTATTCTGTCACAGCCTTCAGAGAT GTGAACTACCGGGGTCAGCAGGAACAGCTCATCCGTGTCAGGAACCCCTGGGGTCAGGTGGAGTGGACCGGAGCCTGGAGTGATGG TTCATCTGAGTGGAACAACATTGACCCCAGTGACAGAGAAGAGCTGCAATTGAAGATGGAGGATGGAGAGTTCTG GATGTCTTTCCGGGACTTCATGAGAGAGTTCTCCAGGTTGGAGATCTGTAACCTAACCCCTGATGCCCTCACCAAGGATGAGCTGAGCAGGTGGCACACACAGGTGTTTGAGGGCACATGGCGCCGGGGGAGCACggctgggggctgcaggaatCATCCAG ccACGTTCTGGATCAACCCCCAGTTTAAGATCAAGCTGCTGGAAGAGGATGATGACCCTGGGGATGACGAGGTAGCCTGCAGCTTCCTAGTGGCTCTGATGCAGAAGCATCGGCGGAGGGAGCGGCGGGCAGGTGGTGACATGCACACCATCGGCTTTGCTGTCTACGAG gtccctgaagag GCTCAAGGCTGCCAAAACGTGCACATGAAGAAGGACTTCTTCCTGCGAAACCAGTCACGGGCACGATCCGAGACCTTCATCAACCTGCGAGAGGTGAGCAACCAGATCCGGCTGCCTCCTGGAGAGTACATCGTTGTGCCCTCCACCTTTGAGCCGCACAAGGAGGCTGACTTCGTCCTGCGGGTCTTCACCGAGAAGCAGTCAGACACGGC GGAGCTGGATGAGGAGATCTCAGCAGATCTGGGAGATGAG GAAGAAATTTCTGAAGATGACATAGAGGATGGCTTCAAGAACATGTTccagcagctggcaggggag GACATGGAAATCAGTGTCTTTGAGCTCAGGACTATCCTGAACAGAGTCATCACTAGGC aCAAAGATCTGAAGACAGATGGATTCAGCCTGGATTCTTGCCGCAATATGGTCAATCTGATGGAT AAAGATGGCAGCGCCCGCCTTGGGCTggtggagttccagatcctgtGGAACAAGATTCGGGGCTGGCTG ACCATCTTCCGTCAGCACGACCTGGATAAATCGGGCACCATGAGCTCATACGAAATGCGCATGGCTCTAGAGTCAGCAG GCTTCAAGCTGAACAACAAGCTGCATCAGGTGGTGGTGGCCCGCTATGCAGACTCCAGCATGGGCGTGGACTTTGACAACTTTGTCAGCTGCCTGGTCAAGCTGGAGGCCATGTTCA GGTTCTTCCGGAGCATGGACCCTGAGGGCACTGGCACAGCTGTGATGAACATCTCTGAG TGGCTGTTGCTGACGATGTGCGGCTAA